Proteins found in one Brachyspira murdochii DSM 12563 genomic segment:
- a CDS encoding DUF1848 domain-containing protein, whose product MIISASRRTDIPSLHTKWFLNRLKEGYVITQNPINKNNFYKIPLNKNIVDIIVFWSKNPDIDFLKEVYNLGYEFYIHFTITPYDKTIEKNIPDKELLIKKFIKISELFGKEKIVWRYDPIILNDDFDTDYHINNFKNFSESLQGYTDECIFSFVEIYSKIKNNIKNINNNEKTSLIKTLKDISEKNNIKLKSCSQNIDITEKSSCIDKDRIQKILCYPIKEKKDKSQRKLCSCIESIDIGMYNTCTNGCIYCYANSKNILKDYDVNSEILSDKYLNDNINIQERKIIVNEKINAFKL is encoded by the coding sequence ATGATAATTAGTGCAAGCAGGCGTACTGATATACCTTCTCTTCATACAAAATGGTTTTTAAATAGATTAAAAGAAGGTTATGTCATCACTCAAAACCCTATAAACAAAAACAATTTTTATAAAATACCTTTAAATAAAAATATTGTAGATATAATAGTATTTTGGTCAAAAAATCCTGATATAGATTTCTTAAAAGAAGTGTATAATTTGGGTTATGAGTTTTATATTCATTTTACTATTACACCTTATGATAAAACTATAGAAAAAAATATTCCAGATAAAGAATTATTAATAAAAAAATTTATTAAAATAAGCGAATTATTCGGAAAAGAAAAAATAGTATGGAGATATGACCCTATTATATTAAATGATGATTTTGATACAGATTATCATATAAATAATTTTAAAAACTTTTCTGAAAGTTTACAGGGATATACCGATGAATGTATATTTAGTTTTGTTGAAATATATTCCAAAATAAAAAATAATATTAAAAACATAAATAATAATGAAAAAACTTCATTAATAAAAACTCTAAAAGATATATCAGAAAAAAATAATATAAAATTAAAGAGCTGTTCTCAAAATATTGATATAACAGAAAAATCTTCATGCATAGATAAAGATAGAATACAAAAAATATTATGCTATCCTATAAAAGAAAAAAAAGATAAATCTCAAAGAAAATTATGCAGTTGTATTGAAAGTATCGATATAGGTATGTATAATACATGCACTAACGGCTGCATATACTGCTATGCCAATTCTAAAAATATATTAAAAGATTATGATGTAAATAGTGAAATATTATCAGATAAATATTTAAATGATAATATAAATATACAAGAAAGAAAAATAATTGTTAATGAAAAAATTAATGCATTTAAATTATAA
- a CDS encoding MBL fold metallo-hydrolase, translated as MSELKVDCININMYGMNSYIVSCDDEAMIIDMAKLSFGYDDYKKLLNGKKLVRVIYTHGHFDHISGADDIRKEFPNVPHCVHNLDYNFFQDPNLNVSAYLGNIITCQSPEEKFNDGDTFKLKDIEFKVIHTPGHTEGGVCFYTKGHLFCGDTIFAYGIGRTDFPTGDYDTLEKSIKEKVFALDDDTLLYPGHDAYGFKLSQRKKIGVL; from the coding sequence ATGAGCGAATTAAAAGTGGACTGCATAAATATAAATATGTACGGAATGAACTCTTACATAGTGTCTTGTGATGATGAGGCTATGATAATAGATATGGCTAAATTATCATTCGGATATGATGATTATAAAAAACTACTAAACGGAAAAAAACTTGTAAGAGTAATATATACTCATGGACATTTTGATCATATATCTGGTGCTGATGATATAAGAAAAGAGTTTCCTAATGTTCCTCATTGTGTTCATAATCTTGATTATAATTTTTTTCAAGACCCTAATTTAAATGTAAGTGCATACCTTGGAAATATTATAACCTGCCAAAGCCCTGAAGAAAAGTTTAATGACGGTGATACTTTCAAATTAAAAGATATAGAGTTTAAGGTAATACATACTCCGGGTCATACAGAAGGCGGAGTTTGTTTTTATACTAAAGGTCATTTATTTTGCGGAGATACAATATTTGCATACGGCATAGGAAGAACTGATTTTCCTACTGGTGATTATGATACATTAGAAAAAAGCATAAAAGAGAAAGTATTTGCTTTAGATGATGATACTCTTTTATACCCAGGTCATGATGCATACGGATTTAAATTATCGCAAAGAAAAAAAATTGGTGTATTATAA
- a CDS encoding PepSY-like domain-containing protein: MDIIPYQKLPEKVKNFIETYFNDYYVFKTTFTSSYSVVFKGGSSVNFTSRGEWTSIIGNGNEIAFSIIEKLAEDNIIEKEVINTIKEKYDNFTIYRIIKKKNKYEIEIDNNIVIIDTKGNILKNK; encoded by the coding sequence ATGGATATTATACCATATCAAAAACTTCCAGAAAAAGTAAAAAACTTTATAGAAACATATTTTAATGACTATTATGTTTTTAAGACAACATTTACTTCATCATACAGCGTTGTATTTAAAGGCGGAAGTTCTGTAAACTTTACTTCAAGAGGCGAATGGACTTCTATTATAGGAAACGGTAATGAAATAGCATTCAGTATAATAGAAAAACTTGCTGAAGATAATATTATAGAAAAAGAAGTTATAAATACTATAAAAGAAAAATATGATAACTTTACTATATACAGAATAATAAAAAAGAAAAACAAATATGAAATAGAAATTGATAATAATATTGTTATTATAGATACAAAGGGCAATATATTAAAAAACAAATAA
- a CDS encoding PepSY-like domain-containing protein produces the protein MQRNVFYVYLIFIYIVSSSFIFYDDDRNINFIPYTSLPINIQEFVNKYFKDYKVYRASVSSKYTVIFEGGSSINFNRKGQWISVIGNRQTIDISTAEKFIDYKIINIIKSKYKTINNIYKRRKGIEFKADDKEYIYIDYEGNIIKIKKA, from the coding sequence ATGCAGAGAAATGTATTTTATGTTTATTTAATTTTTATATATATAGTATCTTCTTCTTTTATATTTTATGATGATGATAGAAATATTAACTTTATACCATACACTTCTTTACCCATAAATATTCAAGAGTTTGTAAATAAATACTTTAAAGACTATAAAGTGTATAGAGCATCAGTTTCTTCAAAATATACCGTAATTTTTGAAGGAGGCTCATCAATTAACTTTAATAGAAAAGGTCAATGGATTTCTGTAATAGGAAACAGACAAACAATAGATATTAGCACCGCAGAAAAGTTTATTGACTATAAAATAATAAATATAATTAAATCAAAATATAAAACTATTAATAATATATATAAAAGAAGAAAAGGAATAGAGTTTAAGGCAGATGATAAAGAATATATTTATATAGACTATGAAGGCAATATTATAAAAATAAAAAAAGCCTAA
- a CDS encoding MATE family efflux transporter, whose translation MINMTQNTKNMEKSFFKYVLPAIASTMLGGLYIVVDGFFVGNSMGDNGLTAINLVYPIGTLIAACAVMLGMGGSVIMSTYFGGGDSKGFNKAKSNTFITLILASVILTVILLLLKNKLIYLLGARDNVFKLADEYITVIILGGSFQIISYGIMPMIRNLGKTIHAMAFMVAGLITNIILDYLFLMVLRLGMFGAALATIIAEGIVALISLYYLFIRKKYRIKLSDFDLSMTKRAIQIGLSPFGLVMAPSLIVIFNNWQCIKYGGYTAASAYSVINYIYGSVIYLFEGIAEGCQPMISYFKGAKRNDLMKKVFKKGVLFALIIASIILSIILIFKNNFGILFGASIETNDIISKGLILISVSFILQPIVRLGTAYFYSSGESRYSALLTYIDPLFVSPLCILVLPLFFNLDGVWLALPFSQFILIVLFIFIFYNTNIKDKDFIKKTVY comes from the coding sequence ATGATTAATATGACACAAAATACTAAAAACATGGAAAAATCTTTTTTTAAGTATGTTTTGCCTGCAATAGCCTCTACTATGCTTGGAGGACTTTATATAGTTGTTGACGGTTTTTTCGTAGGAAATTCTATGGGGGATAATGGGCTTACCGCTATTAATTTGGTTTATCCAATAGGTACTTTGATTGCCGCATGTGCTGTTATGCTTGGCATGGGAGGCTCTGTTATAATGTCTACATATTTTGGAGGAGGAGATAGCAAAGGTTTTAATAAAGCTAAATCAAATACTTTTATTACTTTAATACTTGCAAGTGTTATATTAACTGTTATTTTGCTTTTATTAAAGAATAAATTAATATATCTTCTAGGTGCTAGAGATAATGTATTTAAACTTGCTGATGAATATATTACGGTTATAATATTAGGAGGAAGTTTTCAGATAATATCATACGGGATCATGCCTATGATAAGAAATTTAGGAAAAACCATTCATGCAATGGCATTTATGGTAGCAGGGCTTATAACAAATATTATACTTGACTATTTATTTTTAATGGTTTTAAGATTAGGAATGTTTGGAGCTGCACTTGCTACAATAATAGCTGAAGGCATTGTTGCTTTGATATCTCTATATTATTTATTTATAAGAAAAAAATATAGAATAAAATTATCAGACTTTGACTTATCAATGACTAAAAGAGCAATTCAAATAGGACTTTCGCCTTTTGGCTTGGTTATGGCACCCTCTTTGATAGTGATATTTAATAATTGGCAGTGTATAAAGTACGGAGGATATACAGCAGCTTCTGCATATTCGGTTATAAACTATATATACGGCTCTGTTATATATTTATTTGAAGGTATTGCTGAGGGCTGTCAGCCTATGATAAGCTATTTTAAAGGTGCTAAAAGAAATGATCTTATGAAAAAAGTATTTAAAAAAGGAGTATTATTTGCATTGATAATTGCCTCAATTATTTTAAGTATAATTTTAATATTTAAAAATAATTTTGGTATTTTATTCGGTGCTTCTATAGAAACTAATGATATTATAAGCAAAGGATTAATTTTAATATCTGTATCATTCATACTTCAGCCTATAGTAAGATTAGGAACAGCTTATTTTTATTCTTCGGGTGAAAGCAGATATTCGGCACTTTTAACTTATATAGATCCTTTATTCGTAAGTCCTTTATGTATATTAGTACTTCCTTTGTTTTTTAATCTTGACGGAGTATGGCTTGCATTGCCTTTTTCACAGTTTATATTAATTGTATTATTTATATTTATTTTCTATAATACAAATATAAAAGATAAAGATTTTATAAAAAAGACAGTATATTAA
- a CDS encoding cobalamin biosynthesis protein CobD/CbiB — protein sequence MKILLILPISFLLNIFIKNVKFDPFVFVSRLHFIAEDLFRKKVNNKNNILPFAVGTLSSLIIIAVCFLIPFFLLMLLYKVHFLLGLIIELALCYITLGIRKPLEISSRIYHSLKNNDIKKAKSLLKENTDIDTEDIEEEQIIKNTIEYTVISIAEDYIYPAIFLLLGGAPLCIAYKTIYKLSESSSDTVYIDENKSDDIFGIFNIKLCYILNIIPSFFTSIVHIITSRILRYEYKNAFTALKRDGKNNKARLEASVAGALNIELGGEYIKDGEMYDRPLVGEYLEDLKISHIEKANKFILTSAVFSLALLIIIKLISMFISSVIF from the coding sequence ATGAAAATACTTTTAATATTACCTATATCTTTTCTTCTAAATATATTTATTAAAAATGTAAAATTTGATCCTTTTGTATTTGTATCAAGACTTCATTTTATAGCTGAAGATTTATTTAGAAAAAAAGTAAATAATAAAAATAATATACTTCCATTTGCTGTAGGAACATTATCCTCTTTAATAATCATAGCCGTATGTTTTTTAATACCTTTTTTTCTTTTAATGCTTTTATACAAAGTTCATTTTCTTTTAGGCTTGATAATAGAATTGGCATTATGTTATATTACATTGGGCATTAGAAAGCCGCTAGAGATTAGCTCTCGTATATATCATAGCTTAAAAAATAATGATATAAAAAAGGCAAAATCTCTGCTCAAAGAAAATACTGATATAGATACAGAAGATATTGAAGAAGAACAGATTATTAAAAATACTATTGAATATACTGTAATAAGCATTGCTGAAGATTATATATATCCTGCAATATTTTTACTTTTGGGAGGAGCTCCTCTTTGTATAGCGTATAAAACCATTTATAAATTATCTGAAAGTTCTTCAGACACTGTATATATAGATGAAAATAAAAGCGATGATATATTTGGAATATTTAATATAAAACTATGCTATATATTAAATATAATACCTTCTTTCTTTACATCTATTGTTCATATTATAACATCAAGAATATTAAGATATGAATATAAAAATGCCTTTACAGCATTAAAAAGAGACGGAAAAAATAATAAAGCAAGATTGGAAGCAAGTGTTGCAGGAGCACTCAATATAGAGCTTGGAGGAGAATATATAAAAGATGGTGAAATGTACGACAGACCTTTAGTAGGTGAATATTTAGAAGATCTAAAAATAAGCCATATAGAAAAAGCTAATAAGTTTATATTAACTTCTGCTGTATTTTCATTAGCCCTATTGATAATAATAAAACTTATATCTATGTTTATATCTTCAGTAATTTTTTAA
- a CDS encoding histidine phosphatase family protein produces the protein MKILFIRHGQTKLNAEGRWLGSTDAPLSEAGKNFLINKKSIIEKYKPVQKLYCSPLKRCLETADIYFNDMTKEVLNDLRERSFGDFEGKNHDELKDNPYYKEFFRTNWKSNVPNGETSENFFSRTEKAYLYIIEDMKKNNMDYTSVVSHGGVIMSIFSIFDTQKLGFYEYLLQNGCGYYTEIDDKNNINIIEKF, from the coding sequence ATGAAAATACTATTTATACGTCATGGGCAAACAAAATTAAATGCTGAAGGAAGATGGCTAGGCTCTACTGATGCTCCATTATCTGAAGCTGGAAAAAATTTTCTTATAAACAAAAAAAGCATTATAGAAAAATATAAACCAGTTCAAAAATTATACTGCAGTCCTCTTAAAAGATGCTTGGAAACTGCTGATATATACTTTAATGATATGACAAAAGAAGTGTTAAATGATTTGAGAGAAAGAAGTTTCGGAGATTTTGAAGGAAAAAATCATGATGAATTAAAAGATAATCCTTATTATAAAGAGTTTTTTAGAACTAATTGGAAAAGCAATGTACCTAATGGAGAAACTTCCGAAAATTTCTTTAGCAGAACAGAAAAAGCATATCTATATATTATAGAAGATATGAAAAAAAATAACATGGATTATACTTCTGTAGTAAGTCATGGGGGTGTTATTATGTCTATATTCAGCATATTTGATACTCAGAAATTAGGCTTCTATGAATATCTTTTACAAAACGGATGCGGTTATTATACAGAAATAGATGATAAAAATAATATAAATATTATAGAAAAGTTCTAA
- a CDS encoding aryl-sulfate sulfotransferase → MKKLLSIILLITSILSLSCNHNKLNSSLTSSIGKVGEITVNPLGVTPLSAVYTTETVNAAPITVTVKGLYGEPDIIHTYPAGYGTEFEIHGMFPESQNTIEVNDGGRIITKNINIGSLSTSDNTTIQKQYNVEINELSEEKYTNNPELYFIINATFPFHIAISKNGYTRYLQSGLRGSKLVIENKKIVLYPMYDYKNTDLLGNILINYPTQVHHDVIKVNNNYLYLSYSTWGSEDRLVEIDSSGKKLRELSFGKLIQNTLDLNTYKEDEAIFKQIVFGEDVNNIYVDSSGQKQAVDWFHANSIVYDSSTDTLYVSSRTRGVFAIDYSEWKLIWWMADDALSSGIVNDTHLNKLASLGPYRVKGAGKDDGPKNQHALFLFANGNLGMFDNQGNQAINPNGSRYVEYTITGTHGNYTAQKVYEYRDSSLYSQIMSDVDFIGENYQNLLLTYSWQTARIVEAEKNTKSVLFRLDLPFETYRVDKLPLYYDEGRVYSEDCNLKNPN, encoded by the coding sequence ATGAAAAAACTATTATCTATTATTTTATTGATTACAAGCATTTTATCTCTATCCTGTAATCATAATAAGTTAAACTCTTCATTAACTAGTTCTATTGGTAAAGTTGGTGAAATAACAGTTAATCCGCTTGGGGTTACACCATTATCGGCAGTTTATACAACAGAAACTGTAAATGCTGCCCCTATAACAGTAACAGTTAAAGGTTTATATGGAGAGCCAGACATAATACACACTTATCCAGCAGGTTATGGTACTGAATTTGAAATACATGGTATGTTTCCAGAGTCGCAAAATACTATTGAAGTAAATGATGGCGGAAGGATTATAACTAAAAATATTAATATTGGAAGTTTATCTACAAGTGATAATACAACTATACAAAAACAGTACAATGTGGAAATTAATGAACTTTCTGAAGAAAAATATACTAATAATCCTGAACTCTATTTTATTATAAATGCTACTTTCCCATTTCATATAGCAATATCAAAGAATGGTTATACAAGATATTTACAGAGTGGTTTAAGAGGATCAAAGTTGGTAATTGAAAATAAAAAAATTGTATTATATCCTATGTATGATTATAAAAATACTGATTTATTAGGAAACATATTAATAAATTATCCAACTCAAGTTCATCATGATGTTATAAAGGTTAATAACAATTATCTTTATTTATCATATTCAACTTGGGGATCAGAGGATAGATTAGTAGAAATAGATAGTTCTGGTAAAAAGTTAAGAGAATTAAGTTTTGGAAAATTAATACAAAATACTTTAGATTTAAATACTTATAAAGAAGATGAAGCAATATTCAAACAAATAGTATTTGGAGAAGATGTAAATAATATTTATGTAGATAGCAGTGGACAGAAACAAGCTGTAGATTGGTTCCATGCCAATTCCATAGTTTATGATTCTAGTACTGATACATTATATGTTTCTTCAAGAACTAGAGGAGTATTTGCTATAGATTATAGTGAATGGAAATTAATTTGGTGGATGGCTGATGATGCATTATCTTCAGGTATTGTAAATGATACTCATTTAAATAAATTAGCTTCTTTAGGTCCCTATAGAGTAAAAGGTGCAGGAAAAGATGACGGACCAAAAAATCAGCATGCTTTATTTTTGTTTGCTAATGGTAATTTAGGTATGTTTGATAATCAAGGAAATCAAGCTATTAACCCTAATGGTTCAAGATATGTTGAGTATACAATAACAGGTACTCATGGTAATTATACAGCTCAAAAAGTTTATGAGTATAGAGATAGTTCTTTATATTCACAAATTATGTCAGATGTTGATTTTATAGGAGAAAATTATCAAAATTTATTATTAACATATTCATGGCAAACTGCTAGGATTGTTGAAGCAGAAAAGAATACTAAGAGTGTATTATTTAGATTGGATTTACCATTTGAGACATATAGAGTAGATAAATTACCTTTGTATTATGATGAAGGAAGGGTTTATTCAGAAGACTGCAACTTGAAAAATCCTAATTAA
- a CDS encoding sodium-translocating pyrophosphatase has protein sequence MNYEILAENARFFTISAAILTLAFAFYFYKWMRKQDEGNETMKEIASHVRSGAIAYLKQQYKVIAFFFAGAFIIFAVLSYALKVQNPFIPIGFLTGGFFSTLSGFLGMKTATYASARTANAASKSLNEGLTIAFRSGAVMGLTVVGLALFDISLWFIVLNLWLDNSLFGTDFLNLAATGITKGTAEYTAAKMHFVTTTMLSFGVGASFQALFARVGGGIFTKAADVGADLVGKVEAGIPEDDPRNPAVIADNVGDNVGDVAGMGADLYESYAGSILAAMSLGSAAFGYINPDVSPIFAVSLPMILAAIGTLSSIIGVFFVKTKEGATMGELLKSLRVGVYVSSAIIIVVSFLLVKALLPNNLGLFVSIIVGLIAGNVVGFFTEYYTAAEYKPTQWVAEQSKTGPATVIIGGLAVGMQSTLIPVVTVVISIMLAFGFAGGFGAEASSFSQGLYGIALASVGMLSTLGITLATDAYGPIADNAGGNAEMSGLPESVRERTDALDSLGNTTAATGKGFAICSAALTAMALIAAYIEEIKTSLGRMINSGNLTSIDIGTVQYTANSAKELYDKVVYSLGMNEFMNAFNIHLMNPKVLIGIFIGAMLVFFFCALTMKAVGRAAAGVVEEVRRQFREIKGLLAGEKGVKADYEKAVQICTKSAQKEMIVPSVLAIIVPVVVGFLFGVPAVIGMLVGGLTAGFAMAVMMSNAGGAWDNAKKYIEAGNLGGKKIIDPKTGEKITNPNHAAAVIGDTVGDPFKDTSGPSINILIKLMSLISVVFAGAIVAFSPKIQALLGIADQIIK, from the coding sequence ATGAATTATGAAATATTAGCTGAAAATGCCCGCTTCTTTACAATATCAGCGGCAATACTCACATTGGCTTTCGCATTCTATTTTTATAAATGGATGCGTAAACAGGACGAAGGTAATGAAACTATGAAAGAAATAGCTTCGCATGTACGCTCCGGTGCTATAGCTTATCTTAAACAACAGTATAAAGTTATAGCTTTCTTTTTTGCAGGAGCTTTCATTATTTTTGCTGTTCTTTCTTATGCATTAAAAGTGCAAAACCCTTTCATTCCTATAGGTTTTTTAACAGGCGGTTTCTTCTCAACTCTTTCTGGTTTCTTGGGTATGAAAACTGCTACTTATGCATCTGCTAGAACTGCTAATGCAGCAAGCAAATCATTAAACGAAGGTTTAACAATAGCTTTCCGTTCAGGTGCTGTTATGGGACTTACTGTTGTAGGTCTTGCTTTGTTTGACATCTCTTTATGGTTTATAGTGTTAAATTTATGGCTTGATAATAGTCTTTTCGGTACAGACTTCCTTAATTTGGCTGCTACTGGAATAACTAAAGGTACTGCTGAATACACTGCTGCTAAAATGCACTTTGTAACTACTACAATGCTTAGCTTTGGTGTAGGTGCTTCTTTCCAAGCATTGTTTGCACGTGTCGGAGGCGGTATATTTACTAAAGCTGCTGACGTTGGTGCTGACTTAGTTGGTAAAGTAGAAGCTGGAATACCTGAAGATGACCCTAGAAACCCTGCTGTTATAGCTGACAACGTAGGCGATAACGTAGGTGACGTTGCTGGTATGGGTGCCGACCTTTATGAATCTTATGCAGGTTCTATACTTGCTGCTATGAGTTTGGGTTCTGCTGCTTTCGGATATATTAATCCTGATGTAAGCCCAATATTTGCTGTATCGCTCCCTATGATACTTGCTGCTATTGGTACTCTTTCTTCTATTATAGGTGTATTCTTCGTTAAAACTAAAGAAGGTGCTACTATGGGAGAATTATTAAAATCTTTAAGAGTTGGTGTTTATGTAAGCAGTGCTATTATTATAGTTGTTTCTTTCCTACTTGTAAAAGCACTTCTTCCAAACAATTTGGGATTATTTGTTTCTATCATTGTAGGGCTTATAGCTGGTAATGTAGTTGGTTTCTTCACAGAATACTATACAGCTGCTGAATACAAACCTACTCAATGGGTAGCTGAACAATCTAAAACTGGTCCTGCTACTGTTATTATAGGCGGACTTGCTGTAGGTATGCAGTCTACTTTGATACCTGTTGTTACAGTTGTTATCTCTATAATGTTGGCATTTGGTTTTGCTGGCGGTTTCGGTGCTGAAGCTTCTTCTTTCTCTCAAGGTTTATATGGTATTGCTTTGGCTTCTGTTGGTATGTTATCTACTTTAGGTATCACATTAGCTACTGATGCTTATGGTCCTATAGCTGACAATGCAGGCGGTAATGCTGAAATGTCTGGTCTTCCAGAAAGTGTTAGAGAAAGAACTGATGCTTTAGACTCTTTAGGCAACACTACTGCTGCTACTGGTAAAGGTTTTGCTATATGTTCTGCTGCTTTAACTGCTATGGCTTTGATTGCTGCTTATATTGAGGAAATTAAAACTTCTTTGGGAAGAATGATTAATTCTGGAAATCTTACTTCTATAGATATAGGTACTGTTCAATATACTGCTAACAGTGCTAAGGAATTATATGACAAAGTTGTTTATAGTTTGGGTATGAATGAGTTTATGAATGCTTTCAATATTCACTTGATGAACCCTAAAGTATTAATAGGTATATTTATTGGTGCTATGTTAGTATTCTTCTTCTGTGCTTTAACTATGAAAGCTGTTGGACGTGCTGCTGCAGGCGTTGTAGAAGAAGTTAGAAGACAGTTTAGAGAAATTAAAGGCTTACTTGCTGGTGAAAAAGGTGTAAAAGCTGATTATGAAAAAGCTGTTCAAATCTGTACTAAATCAGCTCAAAAAGAGATGATTGTTCCTTCTGTACTTGCTATAATAGTACCTGTTGTAGTTGGTTTCTTATTCGGAGTACCTGCTGTTATAGGTATGTTGGTAGGCGGTTTGACTGCCGGATTTGCTATGGCTGTTATGATGTCTAATGCTGGCGGTGCTTGGGATAATGCTAAAAAATACATTGAAGCTGGTAATTTGGGCGGTAAAAAAATCATAGATCCAAAAACTGGAGAAAAAATTACTAACCCTAACCATGCTGCTGCTGTTATAGGTGATACCGTTGGTGACCCATTCAAAGATACTTCCGGACCTTCAATCAACATTCTTATCAAATTAATGAGCTTGATAAGTGTTGTATTTGCTGGTGCAATAGTAGCTTTCTCACCAAAAATTCAGGCTCTATTAGGTATAGCTGATCAAATTATTAAATAA